The following coding sequences lie in one Gadus macrocephalus chromosome 1, ASM3116895v1 genomic window:
- the LOC132459561 gene encoding charged multivesicular body protein 4b, whose product MSLFGKIFGGGGKGGKGPSAQEAIQKLRETEDMLTKKQEFLEKKIDQELVTAKKNGTKNKRAALQALKRKKRYEKQLAQIDGTLSTIEFQREALENANTNTEVLKNMGFAAKAMKSAHENMDIDKVDDLMQDITEQQEVAQEISDAISKPVGFGEEFDEDELLAELDELEQEELDKNLLEIGGTENAHLPSVPSTSLPSRPAARKEKEEDEDDMEDLQRWAMEAM is encoded by the exons ATGTCGCTGTTTGGTAAGATATTCGGCGgcgggggaaagggagggaaggggccCAGCGCGCAGGAGGCGATCCAGAAGCTGCGAGAAACAGAGGATATGCTAACCAAGAAGCAGGAATTTCTAGAGAAAAAGATTGACCAGGAACTAGTGACTGCGAAGAAAAACGGCACCAAAAATAAGAGAG CGGCACTGCAGGCGTTGAAAAGAAAGAAGCGCTACGAGAAGCAGCTGGCGCAGATCGACGGCACGCTGTCCACCATCGAGTTCCAGCGGGAGGCCCTGGAGAACGCCAACACCAACACAGAGGTCCTCAAGAACATGGGCTTCGCCGCCAAGGCCATGAAGTCGGCCCACGAAAACAT GGACATCGACAAGGTGGACGACCTCATGCAGGACATCacagagcagcaggaggtggCGCAGGAGATCTCCGACGCCATCTCCAAACCAGTGGGCTTCGGAGAGGAGTTCGACGAG gacgaGCTGCTGGCTGAGCTGGACGAGCTCGAACAGGAGGAGCTGGACAAGAACCTGCTGGAGATCGGGGGGACGGAGAACGCCCATCTGCCCAGCGTCCCGTCCACCTCCCTGCCCTCCAGACCAG cagccagaaaagagaaggaggaggacgaagacgaCATGGAAGATCTGCAGCGCTGGGCAATGGAGGCCATGTGA
- the LOC132459549 gene encoding vesicle-associated membrane protein-associated protein B-like isoform X1 — translation MARQEQVLVLEPQHELRFRGPFTDVVTATLKLGNPTDRNVCFKVKTTAPRRYCVRPNSGVIDAGDSVNVSVMLQPFDYDPNEKSKHKFMVQSMLAPYDMTDMEGVWKEAKPEELMDSKLRCAFDMPLENDKTHESESLPQSVSSPAPVKTELGAPLPKSATSAALDDGEVKKIMEECKRLQMEVQRLREENKQIREDDMLRKRKVTSVPAPHSSSSSSMATSGMMEEGLSTRLLAFCVLFFVIGVILGKLAL, via the exons ATGGCTAGACAGGAACAAGTGCTAGTGCTAGAGCCACAACACGAACTGAGGTTCAGAG GCCCATTCACAGATGTTGTCACTGCCACTCTGAAGTTGGGCAACCCTACAGACAGAAATGTGTGTTTCAAAGTCAAGACAACCGCGCCACGCCGGTATTGCGTGCGTCCCAACAGCGGTGTCATCGATGCCGGAGACTCTGTCAACGTGTCTG TGATGCTACAGCCCTTCGACTATGACCCCAATGAGAAAAGCAAGCACAAATTCATGGTGCAGTCCATGCTGGCCCCATACGATATGACAGACATGGAGGGAGTG TGGAAAGAGGCGAAACCCGAAGAGCTGATGGACTCCAAGCTGAGGTGTGCGTTTGACATGCCTCTGGAAAACGATAAAACT CATGAGAGTGAAAGCCTCCCACAGTCGGTGTCCTCTCCCGCCCCCGTTAAGACGGAGCTCGGGGCGCCGCTGCCCAAGTCGGCCACCAGCGCGGCGTTGGACGACGGCGAGGTCAAGAAGATCATGGAGGAGTGCAAGAGGCTGCAGATGGAGGTCCAGCGGCTACGGGAAGAGAACAAACAGATCCGG GAGGACGACATGTTGCGGAAGAGGAAGGTGACGTCAGTGCCGgcgccccactcctcctcctcctcctccatggccACATCCGGCATGATGGAGGAGGGCCTCAGCACACGCCTGCTGGCCTTCTGCGTCCTCTTCTTCGTCATCGGAGTCATCCTCGGCAAGCTGGCTCTGTGA
- the LOC132459549 gene encoding vesicle-associated membrane protein-associated protein B-like isoform X2, translating to MARQEQVLVLEPQHELRFRGPFTDVVTATLKLGNPTDRNVCFKVKTTAPRRYCVRPNSGVIDAGDSVNVSVMLQPFDYDPNEKSKHKFMVQSMLAPYDMTDMEGVWKEAKPEELMDSKLRCAFDMPLENDKTTELGAPLPKSATSAALDDGEVKKIMEECKRLQMEVQRLREENKQIREDDMLRKRKVTSVPAPHSSSSSSMATSGMMEEGLSTRLLAFCVLFFVIGVILGKLAL from the exons ATGGCTAGACAGGAACAAGTGCTAGTGCTAGAGCCACAACACGAACTGAGGTTCAGAG GCCCATTCACAGATGTTGTCACTGCCACTCTGAAGTTGGGCAACCCTACAGACAGAAATGTGTGTTTCAAAGTCAAGACAACCGCGCCACGCCGGTATTGCGTGCGTCCCAACAGCGGTGTCATCGATGCCGGAGACTCTGTCAACGTGTCTG TGATGCTACAGCCCTTCGACTATGACCCCAATGAGAAAAGCAAGCACAAATTCATGGTGCAGTCCATGCTGGCCCCATACGATATGACAGACATGGAGGGAGTG TGGAAAGAGGCGAAACCCGAAGAGCTGATGGACTCCAAGCTGAGGTGTGCGTTTGACATGCCTCTGGAAAACGATAAAACT ACGGAGCTCGGGGCGCCGCTGCCCAAGTCGGCCACCAGCGCGGCGTTGGACGACGGCGAGGTCAAGAAGATCATGGAGGAGTGCAAGAGGCTGCAGATGGAGGTCCAGCGGCTACGGGAAGAGAACAAACAGATCCGG GAGGACGACATGTTGCGGAAGAGGAAGGTGACGTCAGTGCCGgcgccccactcctcctcctcctcctccatggccACATCCGGCATGATGGAGGAGGGCCTCAGCACACGCCTGCTGGCCTTCTGCGTCCTCTTCTTCGTCATCGGAGTCATCCTCGGCAAGCTGGCTCTGTGA
- the actr5 gene encoding LOW QUALITY PROTEIN: actin-related protein 5 (The sequence of the model RefSeq protein was modified relative to this genomic sequence to represent the inferred CDS: inserted 8 bases in 7 codons; deleted 4 bases in 3 codons) — MSTKTEPVCQIFTFRDCKTSPDPIYEIPAQCLHPSXGPLVIDNGSFHTRAGWACKGDELGSPRLLFRSVAARSRGAARSETQIGNDISSIEPXRWLLKSQFDRNVVVNFEXQELIFDHIFTHMGITIRGNVEHPVVVXEAPCNPLHCRQMMPKLLFECYQVPHVSYGVDALYSFNSNNAQRGLEGPQTGIVLSSGYHCSHIXPVINGRLDAGNAQRVNVGGSQAASYLLRLLQLKYPGHLAAVTLSRMEELLHEHSYTAVDYHKELERWRSPDFYEREVHRMQLPFSAKAAPGACASAEERQEXRAQQLRRLQENNARRREEKLQHDQERLDKLLAVQELLDDGLLESFHRXLVELNMDSAEELQSYVTKLQLAVEQGRLRLLGGDGAEGRAEGSELDPQMDEGDGVALMDPDLPPDNALMDKSASVQPQFNMAEYHQLFVGTERLRCPEIVFQPSLTGEDQMGVMETLQHVLARYTPSQQEALVSNVFLTGGNMLYPGMKERVERELLAMRPFQSHYKVTLAARPALDAWYGARDWALGGPPSGGGGPAEGWVSRRDYEEKGGDYLSEHRASNAFVSMRMAKPAPSVPRPAEPAVATATGDTPTAAAAVGVAPGGPAVPAASVPASVEAEAQMVTS; from the exons ATGTCGACCAAAAcagaaccagtgtgccaaatatTCACATTTCGGGACTGCAAAACATCCCCCGACCCGATTTATGAGATCCCTGCCCAGTGTTTACATCCATC CGGTCCGTTAGTGATCGATAACGGCTCCTTCCACACCCGGGCCGGCTGGGCGTGCAAAGGGGATGAACTGGGCTCCCCAAGGCTGCTCTTCAGGTCCGTGGCTGCGAGGAGCCGAGGAGCCGCTCGGAGCGAAACCCAGATCGGAAACGACATCTCCAGCATTGAAC CGCGATGGCTCCTCAAGAGCCAGTTCGATAGGAACGTGGTGGTCAACTTCG TCCAGGAGCTGATATTCGATCACATATTCACGCACATGGGCATCACCATCAGAGGTAAT GTGGAGCATCCCGTGGTGG ACGAGGCTCCGTGCAACCCGCTGCATTGTCGTCAGATGATG CCGAAGCTGCTGTTTGAGTGCTACCAGGTGCCCCACGTCTCCTACGGCGTGGACGCCCTGTACAGCTTCAACAGCAACAACGCTCAGCGGGGCCTGGAGGGTCCTCAGACCGGCATCGTCCTTTCCTCCGGATACCACTGCTCACACA CTCCTGTGATCAACGGAAG gCTGGACGCGGGGAACGCTCAGCGTGTGAAC GTGGGCGGCAGCCAGGCGGCGTCGTacctgctgcggctgctgcagcTCAAGTACCCGGGTCACCTGGCGGCCGTGACGCTCAGTCGCATGGAGGAGCTGCTGCACGAGCACAGCTACACGGCCGTGGACTACCACAAAG agctgGAGCGCTGGCGCAGCCCCGACTTCTACGAGCGCGAGGTCCACCGCATGCAGCTGCCCTTCTCGGCCAAGGCGGCCCCCGGGGCCTGCGCCAGCGCCGAGGAGCGGCAGG CGCGCGCGCAGCAGCTGCGGCGGCTGCAGGAGAACAACGCGCGGCGCCGCGAGGAGAAGCTGCAGCACGACCAGGAGCGGCTGGACAAGCTGCTGGCCGTGCAG GAGCTGCTGGACGACGGCCTTCTGGAGTCGTTCCACA ACCTGGTGGAGCTCAACATGGACTCGGCGGAGGAGCTCCAGTCCTACGTCACCAAGCTGCAGCTGGCGGTGGAGCAGGgccggctgcggctgctggggGGCGACGGCGCCGAGGGGAGGGCCGAG GGGTCCGAGCTGGACCCGCAGATGGATGAGGGGGACGGCGTGGCCCTGATGGACCCGGACCTCCCCCCGGACAACGCCCTGATGGACAAGTCCGCCAGCGTTCAG ccccagttCAACATGGCCGAGTACCACCAGCTGTTTGTGGGGACGGAGCGCCTGCGCTGCCCGGAGATCGTGTTCCAGCCCTCGCTGACGGGCGAGGACCAGATGGGCGTCATGGAGACCCTGCAGCACGTCCTGGCCAG GTACACTCCATCGCAGCAGGAGGCGCTGGTGAGCAACGTGTTCCTGACCGGAGGGAACATGCTGTACCCAGGCatgaaggagagagtggagagagagctgCTGGCTATGAGACCCTTCCAGTCCCACTACAAG gtgaccCTGGCCGCCCGGCCGGCGTTGGACGCCTGGTACGGGGCCCGGGACTGGGCCCTGGGGGGCccgcccagcgggggg ggggggccggcggaGGGCTGGGTCAGCAGGCGGGACTACGAGGAGAAGGGCGGCGACTACCTCAGCGAACACCGCGCCTCCAACGCCTTCGTCTCCATGAGGATGGCCAAGCccgccccctccgtcccccgcCCCGCCGAACCCGCCGTCGCCACGGCGACCGGGGACACGCCCACGGCCGCTGCGGCGGTGGGCGTGGCGCCGGGAGGACCGGCCGTCCCCGCCGCCTCCGTTCCCGCCTCTGTGGAGGCGGAGGCTCAGATGGTCACGTCCTAG